The following are encoded in a window of Paraburkholderia sp. HP33-1 genomic DNA:
- a CDS encoding methionine ABC transporter ATP-binding protein: MIEIRNVSQRFAGPRGWVEALHNINLSIPAGEVFGIIGRSGAGKSTLVRTINLLTRPSEGNILVNGLDLTTLPAAQLRDARREIGMIFQHFNLLSSRTVYENVALPLELAGMKRDEIEANVLPLLELVGLSAQKDRYPAQISGGQKQRVGIARALASKPKVLLSDEATSALDPETTRAILDLLKRINRELNLTIVLITHQMDVIKQVCDRVAVLDAGRVVEEGKVIDVFLQPRHEVTRALIGDVIAQELPPAMKARVAQRLKTGSGHLLRLAFTGSGVDQPILSETIRRYELDFNILHGQIDEIQGQAFGSLAVLAGGDPAQVAQAITFLREQGVVVEELSHVE, from the coding sequence ATGATCGAAATACGCAATGTTTCCCAGCGCTTCGCCGGACCCCGGGGCTGGGTCGAGGCGCTGCACAACATCAATCTGTCAATTCCCGCGGGCGAGGTGTTCGGCATCATCGGCCGCAGCGGCGCGGGCAAGAGCACGCTCGTGCGCACGATCAATCTGCTGACGCGCCCGTCCGAGGGCAACATCCTCGTCAACGGTCTTGATCTGACGACGCTGCCCGCCGCGCAACTGCGCGATGCGCGTCGCGAGATCGGCATGATCTTCCAGCACTTCAATCTGCTGTCGTCGCGTACCGTGTACGAGAACGTCGCGCTGCCGCTCGAGCTGGCCGGCATGAAGCGCGACGAAATCGAAGCGAACGTGCTGCCGCTGCTCGAGCTCGTCGGCCTGTCGGCGCAGAAGGACCGCTATCCGGCCCAGATCAGCGGCGGCCAGAAGCAGCGAGTGGGTATCGCGCGTGCGCTCGCCAGCAAGCCGAAGGTGCTGCTCTCGGACGAGGCGACTTCCGCGCTCGACCCTGAAACCACGCGCGCCATTCTTGATCTGCTCAAGCGCATCAACCGCGAACTGAACCTGACGATCGTGCTGATCACGCACCAGATGGACGTGATCAAGCAGGTCTGCGATCGTGTCGCGGTGCTCGACGCAGGCCGCGTCGTCGAAGAGGGCAAGGTGATCGACGTGTTTCTGCAGCCGCGCCATGAAGTCACGCGCGCGCTGATCGGCGACGTGATCGCGCAGGAGTTGCCGCCCGCCATGAAGGCGCGCGTCGCGCAGCGCCTGAAGACCGGTAGCGGTCATCTGTTGCGCCTCGCGTTCACCGGCTCGGGGGTCGATCAGCCGATTCTGTCGGAGACGATTCGCCGCTACGAGCTCGACTTCAATATCCTGCACGGCCAGATCGACGAGATCCAGGGGCAGGCGTTCGGCTCGCTCGCGGTTCTGGCGGGTGGCGATCCGGCGCAGGTCGCGCAGGCGATCACGTTTTTACGTGAGCAGGGTGTCGTAGTGGAGGAGCTCTCGCATGTTGAGTGA